CCACTTTGCCTTGGCGATATAATTCACCGTCCCAAATACGTGATGAATCAGGCGTGCCCACTTCATCCATATAAATGAGTTTTTCGGCGCCATTAGCATCGTTCACATAACCAAACTCGAATTTAGTATCAACAAATACTTGGTCGATGTCGCTAAGTTGGCCAGAAATTAAATCAAAGCCTTCTTGCAGCAAACGCTCATATTGCGCGATGTCGCCTTCACTTGAAAAACCAAAGGCTTGATAGCTATCAACGATATTTTTGCGCGTAATATTCACGTCATCTACTTCTGGTACGCCATCAATACCTTTTAAAATACCTTTGGTAGACGGCGTCATTAAAGTGCGGTCTAAACGCTGATCTTTAGTTAAGCCTTCTGGTAGCGTAATACCACAAAACTCGCGCTCGCCTTTTTCATAAGCGCGCCACATTGAACCAGTGATGTATTGACGACAAATCGCTTCAATCATCACAGGACGTGCTTTTTGCACAATCCATACGAATGGGTGCGGAATATCTAGGATATGACTATCGGCTAAACCATTGTCTTTAAATAATTTAAACCAGTGATTTGAAATAGCATTTAATGCAGCGCCTTTACCCGGAACGCCTTTTAAACCGCCCTCGCCTTGCCAAATACAATCAAATGCCGAAATGCGATCGCTGATTACCATGATCGCCAATGGCGAATCTTCTGCTACGTCATAACCTTTTTCTTTGATTAAACGCGCGCTGTCTTCGGGGGTTAGCCAATATACGCTGCGAACTTTACCACTGTGGACGGGTTGATTGGTACGGATAGGCAAGTCGTCGTTAACTGCCAAGACGGAATCTGCAAGACTCATTGAGGTTTCCTGTCACTGAAATAGCCAAAAATCACTTGGTAAGGACCACCAAGTTACACAAGTCGGGCATGATACCAGAAACCGTTTAATTTACTAGTTAATGTGACGAAAATCACATTAACAATTTGGCAAGGAAATAGTAGCTATTACGCCTTGTTTATCGTCTCGGTTAACCAGTGTCAATTCACCGCCGTGGTTGCGAATAATTTGGCGCGATAATACTAGTCCAATGCCACTCCCTGCATTTTTGGTGGTGTAAAACGGAACGAAAATATTGTCCATGTTGCTAATACCATTACCGTTGTCAGTAATGGTTATTTGTACTTTGTTATCAAATAGCTGCGCGCCAATAGCAATATGACCACTGCTACTTGCGCTTTGATTGGCCTCACACGCATTTTTCAAAAGATTCACTAACACTTGCTCTAGCTGGCTTTCATCGCCATAGCATTGCCAATGCTCGTCAATGGCATTGACCTCGATGTTGTCAAACAACCGCGCGCTCGTTGCAATAAGCTGACTTAAACTGATCATCGCCTTTTGCGGCTCAGGCAATTTAGTGAGCTGCTGATAACGTTTAATAAAATCATTAAGGTGCAACGAGCGTTCGCTAATTACCGCTAGCCCTTCTTGAAAATCGCTCGGCGCTAATACATCGCTACCCGCAACACTGGCTTGATGCAAAGACTCACTAATCGATGCAATTGGCGCTAGAGAATTATTGATTTCATGGCTTAATACTCGGAGCAATCGCTGCCATGCACTGCGCTCTTCATCGCGCAAAATATCTTGAATGTCGGTAATAAAAATCAATCGATGTTTGTTGCCTTGCTCAAAATATTCATCACTATGTAAATACACTTTTTTGCGATTTTGTTTAATTTCAAATTCCACCACTTCGCGATAGTCTTTAGGTAAAGCGGTTGCCAAACCAAGCATATGAACAGGCGCACCATCTAAACGGCTAAATTTAACGTCAAATAACTGCTCTGCTGCTGGGTTCATTAGCGAAATGCATTGGTGATGATCAACGGCAACAATGGCGACATCGATATGAGAAATGATTTTATGCAGCAGGATTTGGCGCTCTTTATTCACTAGATTTTGCTGCGCCATCGAATCGGCCAATGAATTAAGCAGCTGATTAAATTCGTTAAGGGCACTGTTGCTGCCACGCATTTTAGCCCGCAATGAAAAATCGCCACTAGTGAGCGATTCCATTAAGTTGGTTGCGGTGCGTAATTGCGCGACAATTAATCTGCGAATTTCGAAAGCGCCAAAAATAACCACAGCGGTGGTGAGTGAAAGCACAAGCATTTTGAAGTAAATACTAATGTCGATATAAAACAAAGCCACTGTTAATAGTAACAATGGCAGCAAACCTATCAGCAGGCTCAGGCGCAATAACTTGTTTTCATAACTGGTGCTGTGCTCGGCGGGTTTACTCACAAATTGTATTTCTCTAATCGGCGATAATAGGCGCTTCTACTTAACCCCAAGGATTGCGATGTTTCAAGTGCTTTATTATCAAACTTTGCCATGCGCTGTTTGATTAGCGTGCACTCGATATCGTCCAAGGTGCCACTGCTAAAGAGCTGACTCATGCCCTCATCGTCACTATCGGCTTTGCTTAGACCAAGATCTTGGGCCGAGATTTTTTCGCCAGCACACAAGAATAGAGCGCGCTCTACCATGTGATTTAACTCGCGCACGTTACCCGGCCAATCGTATTGTTGCATAGCGTCGATGGCTGTTTCATCAAATCCTGCAACGCTCAGTTGATACTTTTGATTGTGTTGATCTAAAAAGCTCATTGCCAATGGCAAAATATCATCGACGCGCTCTCGCAGTGGCGGAATGCGAATTTCCACCGTGTTTAAACGATAGAGTAAGTCTTGGCGAAATTTATTTTCGCTAATCAATTCATCAAGCGGTGAGTTGGTGGCGGAAATTAAACGCACATCCATGGTTTGCGTTTTCGAACTACCCAGCTTCTCAAACTCGTGCTCTTCTAGCACCCGTAACAATTTAGCTTGTTGCGATAGTGGAATATTGGCGATTTCATCGAGGAAAATACTGCCTTGCTCTGCCAGTTCAAAGCGGCCGATGCGATTGTTTTTGGCATCTGTAAAGGCACCTTTTACATGACCAAACATTTCGCTTTCAAAGAGGCTTTCACTAATCGCCCCCATATTCACTGCTACATATGAATGGTTATGGCGCGGTGAACAACGATGAAGATAATCGGCAAACATGCTTTGCCACAGCCATTTTCGCCGGTGAGCATAATACTCATGTCGCTCAGGGCTAGCTTTTCTAACTGCGTTAAAAGTTGTTTCATAACAGCTGATTCTGCCACAATATTACAACTTGGTGTCGAGCGTTCATTCGATAACAAGGCGTTATGCGCTGCTAACTTATTGCCAAGACGGCGTGATTGTTTAAGGCTGATTTGATTTTGTAAAATCGACAATAAGCGCTCGTTACCCCAAGGCTTTTGGACAAAATCGCTAGCACCTAACTTCATCACATCAACGGCAATATCAACACTGCTATAACCTGTCATCACCACAATTGGTAATAATTCATCGAGCTTTTTAAGATCGTTAATTAACGCCATACCTTCTTGGCCCGATGTGGTGTCAGCCTGATAATTTAAGTCAATTAACGCCACATCAAATTCGCGCTTAGTAGCATGCTCAATCGCCTCATTTGGCGTTTGCGCGACCACAACGTCGAATTGGTGGGTTTTAAGTAACAGTTTTAACGCCATGATGATTTGAACATCGTCATCGGCAATTAAAATAGAATGAGTCATGGTGATCCTTTTAACTCTAAACTCTTTTATGATGAATAAGACAGTGAGCCTATCACAGGCTCACTGTTGTTCGCTATCGACTAATCGTGATGCAAGGCATTACTCGGTTCCATCAGCACAACGCGCCTTGTTG
This DNA window, taken from Psychrobium sp. MM17-31, encodes the following:
- a CDS encoding phosphoribosylaminoimidazolesuccinocarboxamide synthase: MSLADSVLAVNDDLPIRTNQPVHSGKVRSVYWLTPEDSARLIKEKGYDVAEDSPLAIMVISDRISAFDCIWQGEGGLKGVPGKGAALNAISNHWFKLFKDNGLADSHILDIPHPFVWIVQKARPVMIEAICRQYITGSMWRAYEKGEREFCGITLPEGLTKDQRLDRTLMTPSTKGILKGIDGVPEVDDVNITRKNIVDSYQAFGFSSEGDIAQYERLLQEGFDLISGQLSDIDQVFVDTKFEFGYVNDANGAEKLIYMDEVGTPDSSRIWDGELYRQGKVVENSKEGFRQTLLNHFPDPDILLNKDRMDERSALANDNPLPVEILNQVSQTYVSIAERITGQKIELSDNPKAEIIKVLRDDYQLVD
- a CDS encoding response regulator, which produces MTHSILIADDDVQIIMALKLLLKTHQFDVVVAQTPNEAIEHATKREFDVALIDLNYQADTTSGQEGMALINDLKKLDELLPIVVMTGYSSVDIAVDVMKLGASDFVQKPWGNERLLSILQNQISLKQSRRLGNKLAAHNALLSNERSTPSCNIVAESAVMKQLLTQLEKLALSDMSIMLTGENGCGKACLPIIFIVVHRAITIHM
- a CDS encoding sigma-54 dependent transcriptional regulator, with amino-acid sequence MFADYLHRCSPRHNHSYVAVNMGAISESLFESEMFGHVKGAFTDAKNNRIGRFELAEQGSIFLDEIANIPLSQQAKLLRVLEEHEFEKLGSSKTQTMDVRLISATNSPLDELISENKFRQDLLYRLNTVEIRIPPLRERVDDILPLAMSFLDQHNQKYQLSVAGFDETAIDAMQQYDWPGNVRELNHMVERALFLCAGEKISAQDLGLSKADSDDEGMSQLFSSGTLDDIECTLIKQRMAKFDNKALETSQSLGLSRSAYYRRLEKYNL
- a CDS encoding ATP-binding protein, with the protein product MSKPAEHSTSYENKLLRLSLLIGLLPLLLLTVALFYIDISIYFKMLVLSLTTAVVIFGAFEIRRLIVAQLRTATNLMESLTSGDFSLRAKMRGSNSALNEFNQLLNSLADSMAQQNLVNKERQILLHKIISHIDVAIVAVDHHQCISLMNPAAEQLFDVKFSRLDGAPVHMLGLATALPKDYREVVEFEIKQNRKKVYLHSDEYFEQGNKHRLIFITDIQDILRDEERSAWQRLLRVLSHEINNSLAPIASISESLHQASVAGSDVLAPSDFQEGLAVISERSLHLNDFIKRYQQLTKLPEPQKAMISLSQLIATSARLFDNIEVNAIDEHWQCYGDESQLEQVLVNLLKNACEANQSASSSGHIAIGAQLFDNKVQITITDNGNGISNMDNIFVPFYTTKNAGSGIGLVLSRQIIRNHGGELTLVNRDDKQGVIATISLPNC